In Halobacillus amylolyticus, the following proteins share a genomic window:
- a CDS encoding N-acetylmuramoyl-L-alanine amidase, translating into MKGWLSLLFIFAGLIWMTTNIVHADQAVIQVDRLNVRSGPSLSDPIIGQANNSETYRIVNEKNDWTQIEWNDKKGWVASYLVKIKQEESLTSKVDYLRVREQPGMDGKLRGYLMKNIQVTKKKQQGDWVLISSAKVSGWVHSDYLSTYTHSNSKGKKETTSNTKSLGQVTVTTAVINVRTQGSTNTSIITQVGKGKTFDYVSESKGWFQIRLDNNKTGWVAGWLVTDKKSSTSTPKVQSSKITLLYNGTNIRSGPSSNNKVVGHGHKGDQFDVLGKEGQWYKISYKDMEAYVAGWIVKAGSSSTPPQPSNKKSDSLSGKTIMIDAGHGGFDPGAIGANGSYEKTLTLQTTKKLKNAIEQNGAHVMMTRSNDSYVSLSARTILSNTSKADVFVSIHYNSFPKDISVSGIGTYYYHSNSKSVASNIQSSLAEAVDLRDRGIKHGDFHVLKNNKKPAVLLELGFLSNPTEERIVKSSVFQNKVTQGVVNGLISYFD; encoded by the coding sequence ATGAAAGGTTGGTTATCATTATTATTTATTTTTGCCGGCTTAATCTGGATGACGACAAATATTGTTCATGCTGATCAAGCTGTTATACAGGTGGACCGTTTAAATGTAAGGTCAGGTCCTAGTCTGTCAGATCCCATTATTGGGCAAGCTAACAACAGTGAAACCTATCGCATTGTTAATGAGAAAAACGATTGGACACAAATTGAATGGAACGATAAAAAGGGTTGGGTTGCTAGCTACCTCGTCAAAATAAAGCAAGAGGAATCCCTTACATCTAAGGTCGATTATTTACGTGTTAGGGAACAACCAGGAATGGATGGAAAGCTCCGCGGTTATTTAATGAAAAATATACAAGTAACAAAGAAAAAGCAACAAGGTGATTGGGTGTTGATTTCCAGTGCAAAAGTTTCTGGGTGGGTTCATAGTGATTATTTAAGTACATATACTCACAGTAATTCTAAAGGTAAAAAGGAAACAACATCAAACACCAAATCACTCGGTCAGGTAACAGTGACAACTGCTGTAATAAATGTTAGAACACAGGGGTCTACAAACACCTCGATTATTACTCAGGTAGGAAAAGGGAAAACATTTGATTATGTTTCCGAAAGCAAGGGCTGGTTCCAGATTAGATTAGATAACAACAAAACAGGCTGGGTTGCAGGGTGGCTTGTTACAGATAAGAAAAGCTCCACTTCTACACCCAAAGTACAAAGTTCAAAAATCACACTTCTTTACAACGGTACGAACATTCGATCAGGCCCTTCCTCGAATAATAAAGTAGTTGGCCATGGCCATAAAGGTGATCAATTTGATGTATTGGGTAAAGAAGGCCAATGGTACAAAATCTCCTATAAGGATATGGAAGCTTATGTGGCAGGCTGGATTGTAAAGGCCGGAAGTTCATCTACACCCCCTCAACCTTCCAATAAAAAATCTGACAGTTTAAGTGGAAAAACCATCATGATCGATGCTGGCCACGGAGGTTTTGACCCTGGGGCAATTGGTGCTAATGGAAGCTACGAAAAAACACTGACATTACAAACCACTAAAAAGTTAAAGAATGCCATTGAGCAAAACGGTGCTCATGTAATGATGACACGTTCAAACGATTCATATGTATCGTTGTCGGCAAGAACAATCCTGTCTAATACTTCAAAGGCGGACGTGTTTGTAAGTATTCACTATAATAGCTTTCCAAAGGACATAAGTGTCTCTGGAATAGGCACTTACTATTATCATAGCAACTCAAAGTCAGTTGCCAGCAACATTCAGTCTAGTTTGGCCGAAGCTGTAGACCTCAGGGACCGCGGCATCAAACATGGTGATTTTCATGTCCTTAAAAATAATAAGAAGCCAGCAGTCCTCCTTGAGTTAGGATTTCTTTCTAACCCTACAGAAGAACGGATAGTCAAAAGTTCCGTTTTTCAAAATAAAGTCACTCAGGGAGTTGTCAATGGACTTATAAGTTATTTTGATTAG
- the dtd gene encoding D-aminoacyl-tRNA deacylase, translating into MRAVIQRAISASVEVEREVIGQINEGLVILLGVTHEDTEEDVRYLVKKIPHLRIFEDRDGKMNHSLLDVNGGLLSISQFTLYGETRKGRRPNFMEAAKPEQANKLYERFNELLRSEGIEVETGAFGEMMNIQLTNSGPVTLIIDSKEK; encoded by the coding sequence ATGAGGGCTGTTATTCAAAGGGCGATAAGTGCTTCCGTAGAGGTTGAACGAGAAGTAATTGGACAGATCAATGAGGGACTTGTCATTTTACTTGGTGTCACCCATGAGGATACGGAGGAAGATGTTCGCTACCTAGTGAAAAAAATTCCCCATTTACGTATTTTTGAAGATCGTGATGGCAAAATGAACCATTCATTGCTTGACGTAAATGGGGGGCTCCTCTCTATTTCACAGTTCACTTTATATGGGGAGACCCGAAAAGGAAGACGTCCTAACTTTATGGAAGCTGCAAAGCCTGAACAAGCGAATAAATTGTACGAGAGATTTAATGAGCTATTGAGGAGTGAAGGTATAGAAGTTGAAACAGGCGCGTTCGGTGAGATGATGAATATACAACTGACAAACAGTGGTCCTGTGACACTTATTATCGACAGTAAGGAAAAATAA